Proteins from a genomic interval of Flammeovirgaceae bacterium SG7u.111:
- a CDS encoding META domain-containing protein, producing MKNHFWLMGFIALFIASCSQSQQKKETPAEANTAPLKADSTQIPPSMTGIELAFKAQGNEPFWNVTMDFEKEIVFKTMDGLELHFPAVKGNKAQDAPVTRYAAETETARIVITIKGEECSDTMADTTYRNSVRVELKQGEETEYTTYEGCGNFQPDYKLHDIWVMIEANGDTLDPKDFERKGLPMFEFYSKEERLSGHAGCNHFNGSFYVAEPGVLQIGMGASTQMMCPNMTIENLVNQKLFGKRMKYKVANLRLTLTGYDGSSFVFKKVD from the coding sequence ATGAAAAATCATTTTTGGTTAATGGGCTTCATCGCCCTGTTTATTGCTAGTTGCTCGCAAAGCCAACAAAAAAAGGAAACACCTGCTGAGGCAAACACAGCGCCACTAAAAGCCGATTCCACCCAAATCCCTCCGTCTATGACAGGTATAGAATTAGCTTTTAAAGCTCAAGGAAACGAACCATTTTGGAACGTAACAATGGACTTTGAAAAGGAAATTGTGTTTAAAACAATGGACGGGCTTGAACTACACTTCCCGGCAGTGAAAGGGAACAAAGCCCAAGATGCACCTGTTACCCGCTATGCCGCTGAAACCGAAACGGCGAGGATCGTCATCACCATTAAAGGGGAAGAGTGCTCCGACACGATGGCTGACACCACTTACCGCAACTCGGTACGTGTGGAACTAAAGCAAGGTGAGGAAACCGAATACACCACCTACGAAGGCTGTGGCAACTTCCAGCCCGACTATAAGCTCCACGATATTTGGGTAATGATAGAAGCTAATGGCGATACCCTTGACCCTAAAGATTTTGAGCGAAAAGGGCTTCCTATGTTCGAGTTTTATTCCAAAGAAGAACGCTTAAGTGGCCATGCTGGCTGTAATCATTTCAACGGGAGTTTTTATGTAGCCGAGCCAGGGGTTTTACAAATTGGGATGGGCGCCAGCACCCAAATGATGTGCCCCAACATGACAATAGAAAACTTGGTAAACCAAAAGCTTTTTGGCAAGCGGATGAAATACAAAGTTGCGAACCTGAGACTTACCCTCACAGGATACGATGGCAGCTCTTTCGTTTTCAAAAAAGTTGATTAA
- a CDS encoding AI-2E family transporter, translated as MEAIKKLKLSPIITLAALVIITAGMIAAKSIFISILLSVFISVILAKPVVWLSRKKIPDTVAIIIVLIGLLLIILGFGGIVGRTVKKFSEDAPMYEDKLNELLSGTISWLNNWGFSVSTDQISSFVDPGKVLGFTTSAIGEFGGVLANSFEVFIIVIFILLELQAFSNKAKYINKTHDVPLSKLLEVGYSIRNYLWIKTLTSLLTGVLIYVWLLIIGVEYALLWGLLAFLLNYIPNIGSIIAAVPTMLLALIISGPTALLLTLVGYFAVNMIVGNIVEPKIMGKGLGLSTLVVFLSLITWGFIFGTVGMFLSVPLTMTIKIMLEENPNTRWIAVMLGTGKEIKEG; from the coding sequence ATGGAAGCTATCAAAAAACTAAAACTATCGCCTATAATCACCCTTGCTGCTTTGGTTATCATAACAGCTGGAATGATTGCAGCTAAATCTATTTTTATTTCCATATTGTTATCGGTTTTTATCAGCGTTATTTTAGCGAAGCCAGTAGTTTGGCTTAGCCGCAAAAAAATCCCTGATACAGTCGCTATTATCATCGTACTTATTGGTCTTTTATTAATTATTTTAGGTTTTGGGGGAATTGTAGGAAGAACAGTGAAGAAGTTTTCGGAAGATGCTCCAATGTACGAAGATAAACTGAACGAGCTTTTATCAGGAACTATCAGTTGGCTTAATAACTGGGGGTTTAGCGTCTCTACAGATCAAATTTCAAGCTTTGTAGACCCTGGTAAAGTATTGGGTTTTACTACGAGTGCAATAGGGGAGTTTGGCGGTGTATTAGCGAACTCATTTGAAGTGTTTATTATCGTGATTTTTATCTTATTGGAGCTGCAAGCTTTTTCTAATAAGGCAAAATACATAAACAAAACGCATGATGTTCCTCTGAGCAAATTGTTGGAAGTTGGTTACAGTATCCGAAATTACCTGTGGATAAAGACGCTTACAAGCTTGCTAACAGGGGTGCTTATTTATGTTTGGTTATTAATCATAGGAGTGGAGTATGCCCTTTTGTGGGGGCTGCTTGCATTTTTGCTCAATTATATTCCCAATATTGGTTCTATAATAGCTGCTGTGCCTACCATGTTGTTGGCATTGATCATTTCTGGGCCTACAGCGCTTCTTTTGACTTTGGTAGGTTACTTTGCTGTGAATATGATAGTTGGAAATATTGTAGAACCCAAAATAATGGGAAAAGGGCTTGGGCTTTCCACTTTGGTAGTTTTTCTCTCATTGATTACTTGGGGTTTTATTTTTGGTACGGTTGGCATGTTTCTTTCCGTGCCCCTAACTATGACCATCAAAATCATGCTTGAAGAAAACCCCAACACCAGATGGATAGCCGTAATGTTGGGGACTGGAAAAGAAATTAAGGAGGGTTAA
- a CDS encoding nuclear transport factor 2 family protein: MKKRTTLLFCSLAILLFSFSNLKPEEEKDVRATIEQLFDGMKKGDSTMVRGVFHPEARLQTVASKDGKTELHSTPISKFAEAVGTPHDKIWDERILSYEIKIDGEFASAWTEYNFYHGDKFSHCGVNAFHLVKTSEGWKILQITDTRRKEGCE; this comes from the coding sequence ATGAAAAAAAGAACGACCCTCCTGTTTTGCTCCTTAGCTATTTTGCTTTTCTCATTTTCTAACCTCAAACCTGAAGAAGAAAAAGATGTAAGAGCTACAATAGAGCAACTTTTTGATGGAATGAAAAAAGGGGACAGTACTATGGTGAGAGGCGTTTTTCATCCCGAAGCTCGCTTACAGACCGTAGCTTCCAAAGATGGTAAAACCGAGTTGCATAGCACACCTATCAGTAAGTTTGCAGAAGCAGTGGGCACTCCTCACGATAAAATCTGGGACGAACGAATTCTATCTTATGAAATAAAGATAGATGGCGAATTTGCCTCGGCATGGACTGAATATAACTTTTATCATGGCGACAAGTTCAGCCATTGCGGCGTGAATGCTTTCCACCTAGTAAAGACTTCAGAGGGGTGGAAAATTCTTCAAATTACCGATACGAGGAGAAAAGAAGGCTGCGAGTAG